The Papaver somniferum cultivar HN1 chromosome 3, ASM357369v1, whole genome shotgun sequence genome includes a region encoding these proteins:
- the LOC113356817 gene encoding uncharacterized protein LOC113356817 → MWGDGGKIYWGRKAVDDGEKVEGIVVVFAWLSSQEKNLKNYVKLYSSLGWNSLVCHPDFLNLWFPDKATSLASAILNELIKVLKVRPCPVVFAAFSGGPKTCMYKALQIIDGKCTQNNLDDYQLVRNCISGQIYDSCPVDFTSDVGTKFVLHPTVLKMSHPPRIMSWIANGIASGLDTLFVNRFEAERADYWQTLYASVNMEAPFLILCSEDDEIVP, encoded by the exons atGTGGGGAGATGGTGGTAAAATTTATTGGGGAAGAAAAGCTGTTGATGATGGAGAGAAAGTTGAAGGGATTGTTGTGGTTTTTGCTTGGTTGTCTAGTCAAGAGAAGAACTTGAAGAATTATGTTAAGTTGTACTCTTCCTTAGGTTGGAATTCTCTTGTCTGTCATCCTGATTTTCTTAATCT ATGGTTTCCCGACAAGGCGACATCACTAGCATCTGCAATTCTCAATGAACTCATTAAG GTATTAAAGGTTAGGCCATGCCCTGTAGTCTTTGCAGCTTTTTCTGGTGGTCCAAAAACTTGCATGTATAAAGCTCTACAG ATAATTGATGGAAAGTGTACGCAAAATAATTTG GATGATTATCAACTGGTTAGGAACTGTATCTCTGGTCAAATTTACGACTCATGTCCTGTAGATTTTACCAGTGATGTTGGAACTAAATTTGTCCTTCACCCCACCGTTCTTAAAATGTCTCATCCACCGAGAATCATGTCGTGGATTGCAAATGGAATTGCTTCTGGTCTAGACACTCTCTTTGTAAACAGATTTGAAGCAGAACGCGCTGATTATTGGCAGACTTTGTATGCATCAGTT AACATGGAGGCGCCATTTCTCATATTATGCTCAGAGGACGACGAAATTGTTCCATAA
- the LOC113356818 gene encoding uncharacterized protein LOC113356818, which translates to MKVLVTGASGFLGGHLCKSLLVQGCSVRAFVRPTSNLNSLPSITDNAGLELAYGDVTDYPSLLAACSGCQIIFHAAALVEPWLPDPSKFFSVNVEGLKNVLEAFREIKTVEKIIYTSSFFALGSTPDGLVANETQVHNEKFFCTEYERSKAIADKIAVKAASDGLPIVILYPGVIYGSGKLTAGNVVAHLLIERFNWRLPGYIGNGNDKYSFSHVDDVVNGHIAAMQEGRIGERYLLTGENASFKDVFNLASSITRTQRPWFHIPFWALEAYGLLSVLVARIIGKLPLLSPPTVCVLRHQWAFSCEKAKMELGYNPRSLKEGLEEMLPWLKSSGSINY; encoded by the exons ATGAAGGTATTAGTAACCGGTGCTTCCGGTTTCCTCGGCGGTCACCTATGCAAATCACTGCTCGTTCAAGGGTGCTCCGTACGGGCGTTTGTACGCCCAACTAGTAACCTAAATTCACTTCCTTCAATCACTGACAACGCCGGACTTGAACTCGCATACGGTGATGTTACCGACTATCCATCTTTACTTGCGGCATGTTCCGGTTGTCAAATCATCTTTCATGCTGCTGCTTTAGTTGAACCTTGGCTTCCTGATCCATCTAAATTCTTTTCT GTTAATGTTGAAGGTCTTAAGAATGTTTTGGAGGCATTTAGAGAAATTAAAACAGTTGAGAAGATAATTTATACATCTTCTTTCTTTGCTCTTGGTTCTACTCCTGATGGACTCGTTGCAAATGAGACTCAA GTTCATAATGAGAAGTTCTTTTGCACGGAGTATGAGAGATCAAAAGCGATTGCGGATAAAATTGCAGTGAAAGCTGCTTCTGATGGGTTACCTATTGTGATTTTATACCCTGGTGTAATCTATGGGTCTGGGAAACTCACTGCAGGAAATGTTGTTGCTCATTTG TTGATTGAGCGCTTCAATTGGCGGTTACCTGGTTATATTGGAAATGGAAATGATAAATACTCCTTCAGTCATGTTGATGACGTGGTAAATGGGCACATAGCAGCAATGCAAGAAGGTCGAATCGGTGAAAGATACTTGCTTACAGGAGAAAATGCTTCATTCAAAGATGTTTTCAATCTTGCCTCTTCCATCACAAGAACACAAAGACCTtggtttcatatccctttttgGGCTTTGGAGGCTTATGGATTATTGTCGGTACTCGTTGCTAGAATAATTGGGAAGCTCCCTCTTCTCAGTCCCCCG ACTGTCTGTGTTCTGAGACATCAATGGGCATTTTCCTGCGAGAAggccaagatggagttaggttatAACCCTAGGAGCTTGAAGGAGGGTCTAGAGGAGATGCTTCCTTGGTTGAAGAGCTCGGGTTCGATAAATTACTAA